Part of the Geminocystis sp. M7585_C2015_104 genome, CCGGTTTAAATCTTTAACTGTCCAGAAAATATGACGGCAGGCAGCTTGTTTTTGGGAAGCACAGGAAGAAAGGGAAAGGCTTATAAGAAAGAGAAACAAAAGAGAGCAAAATCGAGGAGACATTGGGGATAAACAAGGGAATAACCAGGAGAAAATGACAAGGAAAAACAGGAAAAAAAAGAGAGGAGAAAAAAGAAGGAAATTAAGAATCAGCCAGGAGTTTTTTGCAATGGGCAAGTAGTCCACTACAAGCATCTAAAAGCAAGTCTAGGACATAGTTGAACCCCGCTTCTCCCCCATAATAGGGGTCGGGAACTTCTTTGTCATCAAAAGTAGTGGCAAATTCACAGATTAATTTAACCTTGTCTTTATATTTGCCGGCAGGGTCGAGTGCTAGAATGTCGTAATAGTTGGATTTGTCCATGGCAAGGATTAAATCATAGTACTCTAGGTCAAAGGGCTCAATTTGTCTAGCCTTGCCCTCCACTTGTATGCCCCGTTTCTTGGCGGCGGCTTGCATACGTCTGTCGGGAGACTCGCCGATGTGATAGTCGGAAGTGCCAGCCGAGTCGCAAAAAATCCTATGGGATAACCCTTCCTTCTCTACTAGGTGTTTCATTATAGCCTCGGCGGCGGGAGAACGACAGATGTTACCAAGACAGACAAACAGAATTTTCAACTGTTTCATTAATGGCCAGTAAACTGTAGTATGTAGGGTTTGGGGGTGGAAAAGTGAAAAACAAAAACGAAAAACAAAAACAAGGGGTGCAATAATGGGAATGGGGGGTGGAAGTGGAAGTCCGCCATTGTATATCCCTGACGGGAATTTGTCAATATAGGCCCATACAGTGGGATGAAGGAGACTGTGGCTGACCACACACACCCTATAATGGTCATAGGCTTCTCTCAGACACCAGGGAGATTAATACTGCTGGTTAGATTTTCCATTTTCTCCCTCATGGTTTGGGTGGAGAGTTGGTAGGCATTCCTGACGGCTTCTGTAACCACCTCAGAGAGTTTTTCCGCACCATATTGCATGGCTTCTGGTTTAATTTCTACCCTAAGGGGCTCTTGGTTGCCAGTAATTGTTACTACAACTGTACCATCGTTACTCTGGGCAACAAGTTGCATAGTTTCTAATTCTTCCTGCAGCTTTTTAGCCTCTTCTTGAATTTGTTGGGCTTTCTGAAAGGCAGCAGCCAATTCCTTCATCTTGCCCAAGCCGAAACTAAATCCTTTCTTCTCAGTCATAGTGGCTTATTTCTTTTCCCTAACTGGTTGTCTTGTTAAAAAGTCCAAAACAAAAACAAGAAAATTATACCCCTAAAACCCATCACGGCCAACTGCAAATATGGCTAACTAGCTGGCAATAGGTTTAACTGCCGCTAGAGAAAATCCTTTTTTCCTCAACTCCTCCCCCAAGGCGACACTGTTTTTTACCCTATCTACGAAGAGAATACCATTTAAATGATCCATCTCATGCTGGATTACCCGCGCCAACAAGCCTGATGCCTTTAGTTT contains:
- a CDS encoding low molecular weight phosphotyrosine protein phosphatase, producing the protein MKQLKILFVCLGNICRSPAAEAIMKHLVEKEGLSHRIFCDSAGTSDYHIGESPDRRMQAAAKKRGIQVEGKARQIEPFDLEYYDLILAMDKSNYYDILALDPAGKYKDKVKLICEFATTFDDKEVPDPYYGGEAGFNYVLDLLLDACSGLLAHCKKLLADS
- a CDS encoding YbaB/EbfC family nucleoid-associated protein; this translates as MTEKKGFSFGLGKMKELAAAFQKAQQIQEEAKKLQEELETMQLVAQSNDGTVVVTITGNQEPLRVEIKPEAMQYGAEKLSEVVTEAVRNAYQLSTQTMREKMENLTSSINLPGV